The Pseudophryne corroboree isolate aPseCor3 chromosome 2, aPseCor3.hap2, whole genome shotgun sequence genome has a segment encoding these proteins:
- the LOC134986796 gene encoding cell cycle control protein 50C-like: protein MTLLSADNGKRKTLSHCPGVIVCVFLAFVQSVRTSSYCAPFTTYSNGTPMAPCGAIANSMFNDTIMLFYQPDASSSIPVPLLRTGNTWWSDKNVKFRNPEPTGNLVQAFAGSARPPYWQKPVYELDPLEPSNNGYLNDDLINWMRVAALPNFRKLYRRLSRVQQFSDGLPAGNYSYIIDYNFPVSKFGGKKHVILTTLSWCGGSNMFLGIAYTVTGAAIILTAFVMLAVFLKKRKPKRKSFSGR, encoded by the exons ATGACCCTGCTGTCTGCCGACAATGGTAAAAGAAAGACCTTATCGCACTGCCCAGGAGTGATTGTATGTGTGTTTCTTGCTTTTGTACAGAGCGTGCGGACATCTAGCTACTGTGCACCATTTACCACTTACAGCAATGGAACACCAATGGCTCCCTGTGGTGCAATTGCCAACAGCATGTTTAATG ACACAATAATGCTTTTCTATCAGCCGGATGCCTCTTCCAGTATCCCAGTCCCTCTGCTGAGGACAGGAAACACCTGGTGGTCTGATAAGAATGTGAAGTTCCGAAATCCAGAACCAACAGGGAATCTCGTCCAGGCATTTGCTG GAAGTGCCAGACCTCCATACTGGCAGAAACCAGTTTATGAGCTTGATCCTCTGGAACCCTCTAACAATGGCTACCTAAACGACGACTTGATCAACTGGATGAGAGTGGCCGCACTCCCAAACTTCAGAAAGCTCTACAGACGCCTCTCCCGTGTACAACAGTTCTCTGATGGCCTCCCGGCTGGCAATTACAGCTACATCATTGATTATA ATTTTCCTGTGTCGAAGTTCGGAGGGAAAAAGCATGTTATCCTGACCACGTTGTCATGGTGTGGAGGAAGTAACATGTTTCTGGGAATTGCGTACACCGTGACCGGAGCAGCCATTATACTAACAGCATTTGTAATGCTTGCTGTGTTCTTGAAGAAAAGGAAGCCCAAAAGAAAATCGTTCTCAGGGAGATAA